A region of the Streptococcus oralis Uo5 genome:
TTGTTTGGGTTTATAGATTGTTTTTAGCTAACAAATAGAAAAGAGAATAAATGAGAATTGCAGATTATAGCGTGACCAAGGCAGTGCTGGAGCGTCACGGTTTTACCTTTAAAAAGTCCTTCGGGCAAAATTTCCTGACGGATACCAATATCCTTCAAAAAATCGTGGATACAGCTGAAATTGATGATCAGGTTAATGTTATCGAAATCGGGCCAGGGATTGGTGCCTTGACGGAGTTTTTGGCTGAGCGTGCGGCAGAGGTTATGGCCTTTGAGATTGACCACCGTTTGGTACCGATCTTGGCAGATACCCTGCGTGATTTTGACAATGTGACAGTAGTCAACGAGGACATTCTCAAAGTTGACTTGGCCCAGCATATCCAGAATTTTAAAAATCCTGGCCTGCCAATCAAGGTAGTAGCCAACTTGCCCTACTATATCACAACGCCTATTCTCATGCACTTGATTGAGAGTGGCATTCCTTTTAGTGAGTTTGTCGTCATGATGCAAAAAGAAGTGGCGGATCGCATCTCAGCCCAACCTAACACCAAGGCTTACGGTAGCT
Encoded here:
- the rsmA gene encoding 16S rRNA (adenine(1518)-N(6)/adenine(1519)-N(6))-dimethyltransferase RsmA produces the protein MRIADYSVTKAVLERHGFTFKKSFGQNFLTDTNILQKIVDTAEIDDQVNVIEIGPGIGALTEFLAERAAEVMAFEIDHRLVPILADTLRDFDNVTVVNEDILKVDLAQHIQNFKNPGLPIKVVANLPYYITTPILMHLIESGIPFSEFVVMMQKEVADRISAQPNTKAYGSLSIAVQYYMTAKVAFIVPRTVFVPAPNVDSAILKMVRRPDPAVAVEDENFFFKVSKASFTHRRKTLWNNLTGYFGKTEEVKDKLTKALDQAGLSPSVRGEALSLEEFASLSDALKGQGL